A region of Elusimicrobiota bacterium DNA encodes the following proteins:
- the cysT gene encoding sulfate ABC transporter permease subunit CysT, with protein MKAFKKSPGVLPGFGLSLGFTLFYLCLIVLLPLSTLFAKAFHLTGPEFWGILSSPRVLAAFRLSFGASALAALVNTVFGLLVAWVLVRYSFPGRKLVDAIVDMPFALPTAVAGISLTAVYAPTGWLGAPLARWGIQAAFAPLGVVIALIFIGLPFVVRTLQPVLEATEPDMEEAAQTLGASRWQTLRSVVFPPLVPALLTGFALSFARGVGEYGSVAFISGNMPMKTEIAPLLIMTKLEQYDYAGAAAIAVVMLGISFSLLLTINLLQAWSRRRSGEK; from the coding sequence ATGAAGGCGTTTAAGAAATCACCAGGCGTTCTCCCCGGGTTTGGCCTTTCGCTGGGCTTTACCCTGTTCTATCTTTGCCTCATTGTCCTCCTCCCGTTGTCCACCCTGTTTGCCAAGGCTTTCCATTTAACCGGGCCTGAGTTCTGGGGTATCCTTTCCTCTCCCCGGGTCCTGGCGGCTTTCCGACTCAGTTTTGGGGCCTCCGCCCTGGCGGCCCTGGTCAATACCGTCTTCGGGCTCTTGGTCGCTTGGGTGTTGGTGCGTTATTCTTTCCCGGGCCGAAAACTGGTGGACGCCATCGTTGATATGCCCTTCGCGTTGCCCACCGCCGTGGCCGGCATTTCCTTGACCGCCGTTTACGCGCCCACCGGCTGGCTGGGCGCGCCACTGGCCCGATGGGGAATCCAGGCGGCTTTCGCCCCCCTGGGGGTGGTGATCGCCTTGATCTTTATCGGATTGCCCTTCGTCGTGCGGACCCTTCAGCCGGTGCTGGAGGCCACGGAACCCGACATGGAGGAAGCCGCCCAGACCCTGGGAGCCTCTCGTTGGCAGACGCTTCGGAGCGTGGTGTTCCCGCCGCTCGTCCCGGCCCTGCTCACAGGGTTCGCCCTTTCCTTCGCTCGGGGAGTCGGGGAATATGGGTCCGTGGCTTTCATCTCGGGCAACATGCCCATGAAAACGGAGATCGCGCCGCTCCTCATCATGACGAAATTGGAACAATACGACTACGCCGGGGCCGCGGCCATCGCCGTGGTCATGCTGGGGATCTCCTTCTCCCTGTTGTTGACGATCAATCTGCTCCAGGCCTGGAGCAGACGGCGGAGCGGGGAAAAATAA
- the cysW gene encoding sulfate ABC transporter permease subunit CysW, with protein MAGGASSLTRIGGASPARTLTEPRWVQRMAIGASLLFLGLFLVVPLLSVFVNAFSKGLAVFGRAVVDPMALSAVRLTLLTAAIAVPANLVFGLAASWAIARFRFPGKNFLITLIDLPFSVSPVISGMVFVLMFGAQGWFGPWLADRGIRILFAVPGIVLATIFVTFPFVAREVIPLMQSQGTEEEEAAFVMGASGWQMFWRVTLPNIKWGLLYGIILCNARAMGEFGAVSVVSGHIRGRTNTLPLHVEILYNEYNFAAAFAVASLLALLALVTLAAKTWVEWRFRSETAARHPEL; from the coding sequence ATGGCCGGCGGCGCTTCTTCCCTCACGCGGATCGGCGGGGCCTCCCCGGCCCGCACTCTCACGGAACCTCGCTGGGTTCAACGGATGGCCATCGGGGCCAGTCTTCTGTTTTTAGGACTTTTTCTCGTCGTCCCGCTCCTTTCCGTTTTTGTGAACGCTTTTTCCAAGGGCTTGGCCGTTTTCGGCCGCGCTGTGGTGGACCCCATGGCCCTGTCGGCGGTCCGCCTTACGCTCTTGACCGCGGCCATCGCCGTGCCGGCCAATCTGGTCTTTGGCCTGGCGGCTTCCTGGGCCATCGCGCGGTTTCGTTTTCCGGGAAAGAATTTTCTTATCACGCTGATCGATTTACCCTTTTCCGTCTCGCCGGTGATTTCCGGCATGGTGTTCGTCCTGATGTTTGGGGCCCAAGGCTGGTTCGGCCCCTGGTTGGCCGACCGCGGGATCCGGATTTTGTTCGCCGTCCCGGGGATCGTTCTGGCGACGATCTTCGTGACCTTCCCCTTCGTGGCGCGGGAAGTGATCCCGCTGATGCAGTCCCAGGGCACGGAGGAAGAAGAGGCGGCTTTCGTGATGGGCGCCAGCGGCTGGCAGATGTTTTGGCGCGTGACGCTTCCCAATATCAAATGGGGTTTGCTCTACGGAATCATTCTTTGCAACGCCCGCGCCATGGGCGAATTCGGGGCGGTCTCGGTCGTGAGCGGCCATATCCGCGGCCGGACCAACACCCTCCCCCTGCACGTGGAAATCCTTTACAACGAATACAATTTTGCCGCCGCCTTCGCCGTGGCTTCCCTCTTGGCGCTCCTGGCCCTCGTCACCCTCGCCGCCAAAACCTGGGTGGAGTGGCGCTTTCGATCAGAAACCGCGGCCCGGCATCCTGAACTTTAA
- a CDS encoding YjbQ family protein — protein MKSHTDYLWLTTKKRREILNITSVLAGQVEKSGVREGFCLVSAMHITAAIWVNDEEPGLKEDVMAWLEKLAPAGDYLHHRTGEDNADAHLKRTLMGHQVILPITKGALDLGPWEQIFYMEFDGQRRKRVVVKILGE, from the coding sequence ATGAAAAGCCATACCGACTACCTCTGGTTGACGACGAAAAAGCGGCGGGAGATTTTGAACATTACTTCGGTCCTGGCCGGTCAGGTGGAAAAAAGCGGCGTGCGGGAAGGGTTCTGTTTGGTTTCCGCCATGCACATCACCGCCGCCATTTGGGTCAACGACGAGGAACCGGGGCTGAAAGAGGACGTGATGGCGTGGTTGGAGAAGCTGGCTCCCGCCGGGGACTACCTCCACCACCGCACCGGGGAAGACAACGCCGACGCGCACCTGAAACGCACGCTCATGGGCCACCAAGTGATTCTCCCCATCACGAAAGGCGCGTTGGACCTGGGCCCCTGGGAACAGATTTTCTACATGGAGTTCGACGGCCAACGGCGGAAGCGGGTGGTGGTCAAAATCCTGGGGGAGTGA
- a CDS encoding TolC family protein has translation MKISGMIMILMVSVAAGAEPPLAEFLSLEDLLSAVDTRSPELKSVRAAASAAEGRVGPAGTWPNPSVGFSREKIPGGEKMSHLKGEQEIPFPGKLTQDARMTAHEAQVLQEQSRQKALAIRSRARVLYFDLRRAEEVTRRISDQIAIVDSLMASLRGRVAGGGGGGMGGGPPGADLFALEAERGRMSNMLLMEKQARLTVRFELNALLDQSPEAPLSARGVPVLKDPPGTVEFLIEQARAQGPLFRQAQHEESHARAQLRRSRLSYAPDLAVMYDRSKDDDGMTGYEAGVSASVPLWWSRPQGERREARAHMESAQSSARAMENEVLRAVTTERGEVATRLALARSFETVLLPAARSSLELSRRRFESGSFPFVQFLEALRTLSAAEIDYQDSLVQYAVHWGMLEEWVGVPLDTLPH, from the coding sequence ATGAAAATTTCAGGAATGATCATGATTTTAATGGTTTCGGTAGCGGCGGGAGCGGAACCTCCTTTAGCGGAGTTTTTGTCTCTAGAGGACTTGTTGAGCGCGGTGGACACGCGGAGCCCGGAACTGAAATCCGTTCGGGCCGCGGCCTCGGCGGCGGAGGGGCGGGTGGGCCCGGCCGGGACGTGGCCTAACCCGTCGGTGGGATTCTCCCGGGAGAAAATACCCGGTGGGGAGAAGATGAGCCACCTGAAGGGGGAACAAGAAATTCCCTTTCCCGGGAAACTCACCCAGGACGCGCGGATGACGGCCCACGAGGCCCAGGTTCTGCAAGAGCAATCTAGGCAGAAGGCGTTGGCGATTCGGAGCCGGGCGCGGGTTCTGTATTTCGATCTCCGTCGCGCGGAGGAAGTCACTCGGCGAATTTCGGATCAAATTGCGATCGTTGATTCGCTTATGGCGTCGCTCCGGGGTCGGGTGGCCGGCGGAGGTGGGGGGGGGATGGGGGGAGGCCCCCCTGGCGCGGACCTTTTCGCACTGGAAGCGGAGCGCGGGCGCATGTCCAACATGCTCCTCATGGAAAAACAGGCGCGTCTAACCGTCCGGTTTGAATTGAACGCTCTCCTCGATCAATCGCCGGAAGCGCCCCTTTCGGCCCGCGGGGTCCCTGTCTTAAAAGACCCGCCGGGAACGGTGGAATTCTTGATCGAACAGGCCCGCGCCCAGGGGCCGCTTTTTCGTCAGGCTCAACACGAAGAGTCCCATGCCCGGGCCCAGCTCCGCCGCTCGCGGCTGTCTTACGCTCCGGACCTGGCGGTCATGTACGACCGCTCGAAAGATGACGACGGGATGACCGGTTATGAGGCGGGCGTCTCGGCTTCGGTGCCGCTCTGGTGGTCCCGCCCCCAAGGGGAACGGCGCGAGGCCCGCGCCCATATGGAGTCCGCCCAATCGTCGGCCCGGGCTATGGAAAACGAGGTGCTCCGGGCGGTGACGACAGAGCGGGGCGAGGTGGCGACCCGTCTTGCCTTGGCGAGGAGTTTTGAAACCGTCCTTCTCCCCGCGGCCCGAAGTTCCCTCGAACTTTCCCGGCGGCGGTTTGAAAGCGGTTCCTTTCCGTTCGTCCAGTTCTTGGAAGCGCTCCGGACCCTTTCGGCGGCGGAGATCGACTATCAGGATTCCCTGGTGCAATACGCCGTCCACTGGGGAATGTTGGAAGAATGGGTGGGTGTCCCCTTGGACACTCTCCCTCACTAG
- a CDS encoding efflux RND transporter periplasmic adaptor subunit, which translates to MKNKIPLFFLATALLAGYACRPASAPTEMKQALYHCPMHPSYTSDRPGECPICHMALVPVEPALPMDRKADEGGDRAPVYVAGEKEQWIGVRTAVVEKKELEVLVRASARVSYDPDLFALLAEHREFLAARDRAASGGNAEAAARAEGLLRSSRIRLAQSGLSDAQMDKMARGGGQGLLAGSGPREVYVQVYEDEAGLVKPGQSVDFTSPALSNQEVMGRVESLDRVVDPATRTIRARVRVTAGAEELRPEMYLEAVIHVGLGKRLALPKEALIDTGTRRLVYVKTEPGHYVPKTVTVGREAEEDFEVLSGLSEGDEVVASGQFLIDSESRLKAVVSGADHVH; encoded by the coding sequence ATGAAAAACAAGATCCCATTATTCTTTTTGGCAACGGCGCTCCTGGCCGGGTACGCCTGTCGCCCGGCTTCCGCGCCCACGGAGATGAAACAGGCTCTCTATCATTGTCCCATGCATCCCAGTTATACCTCCGACCGCCCAGGGGAATGTCCGATCTGTCACATGGCGCTCGTGCCCGTGGAACCCGCTCTCCCCATGGATCGAAAGGCGGACGAAGGGGGCGATCGCGCCCCCGTTTATGTGGCGGGGGAAAAAGAGCAGTGGATCGGCGTGCGGACGGCGGTGGTGGAGAAAAAAGAACTGGAGGTCCTGGTCCGTGCCAGCGCGCGGGTTTCTTATGATCCGGACCTTTTCGCCCTCCTGGCCGAACACCGGGAATTTCTGGCGGCCCGGGACCGCGCCGCTTCCGGCGGGAACGCCGAGGCCGCCGCTCGCGCGGAAGGACTGCTCCGATCTTCCCGCATTCGACTGGCCCAGTCGGGCCTGTCGGACGCCCAAATGGACAAGATGGCCCGAGGGGGAGGGCAAGGTCTCCTGGCGGGGTCGGGACCCCGCGAGGTGTATGTTCAGGTCTATGAGGACGAAGCCGGCCTGGTCAAGCCGGGACAGTCGGTGGACTTCACCTCCCCCGCCCTGTCGAACCAAGAGGTTATGGGCCGGGTGGAGTCTTTGGATCGCGTGGTGGACCCCGCGACCCGGACGATCCGGGCCCGCGTGCGCGTCACGGCGGGGGCCGAGGAACTGCGGCCGGAAATGTATTTGGAGGCGGTCATCCACGTGGGACTTGGAAAACGTCTGGCGCTTCCCAAGGAAGCGCTGATCGATACCGGCACCCGGCGATTGGTGTATGTGAAAACGGAGCCGGGCCATTACGTCCCCAAAACCGTCACCGTGGGCAGAGAAGCTGAAGAGGATTTTGAGGTTTTGTCGGGCCTGAGCGAGGGAGACGAGGTGGTGGCCTCCGGCCAGTTCTTGATCGACTCGGAATCTCGTTTGAAAGCGGTGGTGAGCGGAGCTGACCATGTCCACTGA
- a CDS encoding efflux RND transporter permease subunit, which translates to MSTEAPEKESPGGASGKIGLIARIIAFSAHNRFLVLLLTLVACGGAVWCLKHIPLDALPDLSDTQVIVYSKWDRSPDIVEDQVTYPIVSALLGAPRVKAVRGFSDFGFSYVYIVFQDGTDLYWARSRVLEYLSKIQAQLPSGVKTELGPDASGVGWVFQYALVDKTGGHDLAQLRSFQDWTLRYWLQSVPGVAEVASIGGFQKQYQVNVNPNALAAHRVPLMKVVQAVREGNNDVGARLVEFAGAEYMVRGRGYLKNLRDIENIAVGQGMDGTPVLVKNVARVVLGPDIRRGVADLDGLGETVGGIVVMRQGENALNVIDRLKAKIEDIRPSLPKGMEIVVTYDRSDLIHRAIETVTHELAGAMVVVSLVILFFLWHIPSAIVPIVTIPVSVLLAFIPLYFMGLTTNLMSLSGIAISIGVLVDGAIVEVENAYKRLEEWSSGGRKGDFHEVRLKALQEVGPSVFFSLLVIAVAFVPIFTLVDQEGRLFKPLAYAKNLTMALAAVLAITLDPALRMLFSRMDPWRFRPAVLSRVWNAVTVGTYYPEEKHPVSRRLFALYEPVCRWTLRHPKKTLGGALLLMAATVPIYFRLGSEFMPPLNEGVLLYMPTTMPGISVTEAQRLLQTQDKILKSFPEVERVFGKAGRAETATDPAPFSMMETTIVLKPRDQWRAKPRWYSRWPGFLQEPFRRVWPDRISQEELIQELDRAVKLPGVVNAWTLPIKARIDMLTTGVRTPVGIKIFGTDLAQIEAVGARLERLLPEVKGTRSVYAERTAGGYFLDVELRRDRLARFGLTVQEAEMTLMAAVGGEPVTTTVEGRERYSVNVRYAREFRDDLSALKRVLVSTMGGAQVPLGQVAEFRFVSGPAMIRDEDGRLAGYVYVDLEGRDVGGYVRDAKELVGNKLSLPAGTTLVWSGQYENMIRVRDRLKIVVPVTLLLIFVLLYMNTGSAAKTWIVLLAVPFSMVGAVWLLWALNYNISIAVWVGLIALLGLDAETGVFMLLYLDLSYEEAKRSGRLRGPADLEEALVHGAVKRIRPKLMTVLTSMIGLLPILWSTGAGADLMKRVAAPLVGGLVTSFLLELLIYPPLYGIWKRRETGGIR; encoded by the coding sequence ATGTCCACTGAGGCGCCGGAGAAAGAGTCCCCTGGAGGGGCCAGCGGAAAAATCGGGCTCATTGCCCGGATCATCGCCTTCTCGGCGCACAACCGGTTTTTGGTTTTGTTGCTGACCCTTGTGGCCTGCGGCGGAGCGGTCTGGTGCCTCAAGCACATTCCTCTGGACGCCCTGCCGGACCTCTCCGACACCCAGGTCATCGTCTACTCGAAGTGGGACCGCAGTCCGGACATCGTGGAAGACCAGGTGACCTACCCCATCGTCTCGGCCCTCCTGGGCGCGCCGCGGGTCAAGGCGGTGCGGGGGTTTTCGGACTTCGGTTTTTCCTACGTCTACATCGTTTTCCAGGACGGCACCGACCTTTACTGGGCCCGAAGCCGGGTGTTGGAATATCTGTCCAAAATCCAAGCCCAACTTCCGTCGGGTGTTAAAACCGAGCTCGGGCCCGACGCCAGCGGCGTGGGCTGGGTGTTCCAATACGCGCTGGTGGACAAGACGGGTGGGCACGACCTGGCCCAGCTCCGGAGTTTTCAAGATTGGACGCTCCGCTATTGGCTTCAGTCTGTGCCGGGGGTGGCCGAGGTGGCCTCCATCGGCGGATTTCAGAAACAATACCAGGTGAACGTGAACCCCAACGCCCTGGCGGCGCACCGGGTTCCCTTAATGAAGGTCGTCCAAGCCGTGCGGGAAGGCAACAACGACGTGGGCGCGCGCCTGGTGGAATTCGCCGGGGCGGAATACATGGTTCGGGGGCGCGGTTATTTGAAGAATCTGCGCGACATCGAAAACATCGCCGTGGGTCAGGGCATGGACGGCACGCCGGTCCTGGTCAAAAACGTCGCCCGGGTGGTGCTGGGTCCGGACATCCGTCGGGGTGTGGCCGACTTGGACGGGCTGGGGGAGACCGTGGGCGGCATTGTGGTCATGCGCCAGGGCGAAAACGCCCTGAACGTCATCGATCGCCTCAAGGCCAAAATCGAGGACATTCGTCCCTCTTTGCCCAAGGGCATGGAGATTGTGGTGACCTACGACCGGTCGGACTTGATCCACCGGGCCATCGAAACCGTCACCCACGAATTGGCGGGGGCCATGGTGGTGGTGAGCCTCGTGATCCTATTTTTCCTGTGGCACATTCCTTCGGCCATCGTGCCCATCGTGACGATTCCGGTCAGCGTTCTGTTGGCGTTTATCCCGCTCTATTTCATGGGACTCACCACGAACCTCATGTCGCTTTCCGGCATCGCCATCTCCATCGGGGTGTTGGTGGACGGCGCCATCGTGGAGGTGGAGAACGCCTACAAGCGGTTGGAGGAATGGTCGTCGGGCGGCCGGAAGGGCGATTTCCATGAGGTGCGCTTAAAAGCCTTGCAGGAAGTCGGGCCGTCGGTCTTTTTCTCGCTCCTGGTGATCGCCGTGGCCTTCGTGCCGATTTTTACGCTGGTCGACCAGGAGGGGCGGCTCTTCAAGCCCTTGGCCTATGCGAAGAACCTCACCATGGCCCTGGCGGCGGTACTGGCCATCACCTTGGACCCCGCGCTCCGCATGCTGTTCTCACGGATGGACCCCTGGCGGTTTCGGCCCGCTGTCCTCTCGCGGGTGTGGAATGCGGTGACCGTCGGGACCTATTACCCCGAGGAAAAACACCCGGTCAGCCGACGGCTCTTCGCCCTTTATGAACCCGTCTGCCGCTGGACGCTCCGCCATCCCAAAAAAACTCTGGGCGGGGCCCTGCTTTTAATGGCGGCCACCGTTCCGATCTATTTCCGACTGGGTTCGGAATTCATGCCGCCCTTAAACGAGGGTGTTCTCCTCTACATGCCCACCACCATGCCCGGCATCTCCGTAACGGAGGCCCAGCGCCTCCTCCAAACCCAGGATAAAATCCTGAAGAGCTTTCCCGAGGTGGAGCGTGTGTTCGGAAAGGCGGGCCGGGCCGAAACGGCCACGGACCCCGCCCCCTTTTCCATGATGGAAACCACCATCGTGTTAAAACCCCGGGACCAATGGCGGGCCAAACCCCGCTGGTATTCCCGCTGGCCGGGGTTCCTACAGGAGCCCTTCCGGCGGGTGTGGCCGGACCGAATATCCCAGGAGGAGCTGATTCAAGAACTGGATCGAGCCGTGAAACTGCCGGGGGTCGTTAACGCCTGGACCCTGCCCATCAAGGCCCGGATCGATATGCTGACCACCGGGGTCCGCACGCCCGTGGGTATTAAAATTTTCGGCACGGACCTCGCGCAGATCGAAGCGGTGGGAGCCCGGTTGGAACGGCTCTTGCCGGAGGTGAAGGGCACCCGGAGCGTCTACGCGGAACGCACCGCGGGCGGTTATTTTCTGGACGTGGAACTGAGGCGGGACCGCCTGGCCCGGTTCGGTTTGACCGTTCAAGAGGCGGAGATGACGCTCATGGCCGCCGTGGGCGGCGAGCCCGTGACCACCACCGTGGAAGGGCGGGAACGCTACAGCGTGAACGTCCGTTACGCCCGGGAGTTCCGGGACGACCTCTCCGCCTTAAAACGGGTATTGGTTTCCACCATGGGCGGCGCCCAAGTTCCCCTGGGTCAGGTGGCGGAATTCCGGTTCGTTTCGGGGCCCGCCATGATCCGGGACGAGGACGGGCGGTTGGCGGGATACGTTTACGTGGACCTCGAAGGCCGGGACGTCGGTGGATACGTGCGGGACGCCAAGGAGCTGGTGGGGAATAAACTGTCTTTACCCGCCGGCACCACCCTGGTCTGGAGCGGCCAATATGAAAACATGATCCGCGTTCGGGACCGGTTGAAGATCGTTGTCCCTGTCACGCTCCTCTTGATTTTCGTTCTGCTCTACATGAACACGGGGTCGGCGGCCAAAACCTGGATCGTTCTTTTAGCGGTCCCCTTCTCCATGGTGGGCGCGGTCTGGCTTTTGTGGGCCTTGAACTACAACATCTCCATCGCGGTTTGGGTGGGCCTCATTGCCCTCCTGGGGTTGGACGCAGAAACCGGTGTTTTCATGTTGTTGTATTTGGACCTGTCCTATGAGGAAGCCAAACGGTCGGGGCGCCTTCGGGGTCCGGCGGACCTGGAGGAAGCGTTGGTCCACGGCGCCGTCAAGCGGATCCGGCCGAAACTCATGACGGTCCTCACCTCGATGATCGGGCTACTGCCCATCCTGTGGTCCACGGGCGCCGGCGCCGACCTGATGAAACGCGTGGCCGCCCCTCTGGTCGGAGGGCTCGTGACGAGCTTTCTCCTAGAACTGTTAATTTACCCGCCCCTGTACGGAATATGGAAGCGGCGGGAAACGGGAGGTATACGATGA
- a CDS encoding hemerythrin family protein, whose product MALMLWSDQYRTGLPGIDREHQELFQCVNAFDEALRQGLNREQVAETIEFLIHYTANHFSKEEILLARTAYPGLRAHKARHAELMEHVTAMAQTYQLTQSVLTVEVSQFLADWLSQHVLKDDLAYASWVKSTSPPPLTQSPS is encoded by the coding sequence ATGGCTCTTATGCTCTGGTCCGACCAATACCGCACCGGCCTCCCCGGAATCGACCGGGAGCATCAGGAACTTTTTCAATGCGTCAACGCCTTTGACGAGGCGTTGCGCCAGGGTTTAAACCGAGAACAGGTTGCGGAAACCATCGAATTCCTCATCCATTACACCGCCAACCATTTCAGCAAGGAAGAAATCCTGTTGGCCCGGACCGCCTATCCCGGTCTGCGCGCCCATAAAGCGCGCCACGCGGAATTGATGGAACATGTGACGGCCATGGCGCAAACTTATCAATTGACCCAATCCGTCCTCACGGTCGAGGTCAGTCAATTCCTGGCGGATTGGCTTTCTCAACATGTTCTCAAGGATGACCTGGCCTACGCTTCATGGGTCAAATCGACATCCCCTCCTCCCCTGACTCAATCGCCGTCTTAA
- a CDS encoding PorV/PorQ family protein, whose amino-acid sequence MTSFLLVSFSLASRSETTFGQAGDYLLYGAGARALAMGGAFTAVADDVSAEYWNPAALSFLDEYQLHTMYAPLNLGTKLYDLALGVPLGPLGGLAVSDMLLRSDGFQGRDDLNLASGGDGAVSQNALSLSYGKSFRDFWAAGARVRFLQQKVLSRSGSAFAVDLSGYTRPWHGVSAGLALNNLNKPEITLGDDADPIRPVARFGLAFRAPRDLIIVSMDANKTERQNPYYVAGLEYNPTPLLSLRTGWDQNQEWTAGLGVALRLFRFDYAFANQQDLGSTNKVSLTLRWGNIYQAKISPEGLAPNSDSIYIEGLKNEVKFKIDVPNFKIARWTLILTDEEGKIVRTLAEQFHPGSTILWDMTDENGRPVKRGLYRYRFAVEYKAGRLWEERGKFRLDYKSNIVPDVEIRMRAPEGLEGADPSVPAAPVAPPVPKAESVPVLDGGGADGGERVTN is encoded by the coding sequence GTGACTTCCTTCCTTCTGGTTTCTTTCTCCCTGGCTTCCCGGTCGGAAACGACCTTCGGGCAGGCGGGAGACTATTTGCTCTACGGCGCGGGGGCCCGGGCCTTGGCCATGGGCGGCGCCTTCACGGCGGTGGCCGATGACGTTTCGGCGGAATATTGGAACCCCGCGGCTTTGTCTTTTCTCGACGAATATCAACTGCACACGATGTATGCCCCCTTGAACCTCGGGACCAAACTCTACGACCTGGCCCTCGGCGTTCCGTTGGGACCCCTCGGCGGGTTGGCCGTTTCCGACATGTTGCTCCGTTCGGACGGGTTTCAAGGGAGGGACGATCTGAACCTCGCCTCCGGCGGGGATGGGGCGGTTTCCCAGAATGCGCTGTCCTTGTCGTACGGGAAATCTTTTAGGGACTTCTGGGCGGCGGGAGCGCGGGTGCGATTTCTTCAACAGAAAGTCCTTTCTCGATCCGGGAGCGCCTTCGCCGTCGATCTGTCCGGATACACCCGGCCCTGGCACGGGGTCAGCGCCGGACTGGCGCTCAACAATCTCAATAAACCGGAAATCACGCTGGGCGACGACGCCGACCCGATCCGTCCGGTGGCTCGGTTCGGGCTGGCCTTCCGGGCGCCGCGGGACCTCATCATCGTTTCCATGGACGCCAACAAAACCGAGCGGCAGAACCCCTACTACGTCGCCGGGCTTGAATACAATCCCACCCCCCTGCTCAGCTTGCGTACCGGGTGGGACCAGAACCAGGAGTGGACGGCCGGGCTCGGCGTGGCGCTTCGGCTCTTCCGTTTCGACTACGCGTTCGCCAACCAGCAGGACCTGGGTTCGACGAACAAGGTCTCCCTCACGCTCCGGTGGGGGAACATCTATCAGGCAAAAATTTCACCGGAAGGCCTTGCGCCGAACTCGGATTCGATATATATAGAAGGGCTGAAGAACGAGGTGAAGTTCAAGATCGATGTCCCGAATTTCAAGATCGCCCGCTGGACGCTGATCTTGACGGACGAAGAGGGGAAAATCGTTCGAACGCTGGCGGAGCAGTTCCATCCGGGTTCCACGATCCTGTGGGACATGACCGACGAGAACGGTCGGCCCGTCAAGCGGGGCCTCTACCGCTACCGCTTCGCGGTGGAATACAAGGCGGGCCGGTTGTGGGAGGAGCGGGGCAAGTTCCGGCTGGATTATAAGTCGAACATCGTGCCGGACGTGGAAATACGCATGCGGGCGCCGGAGGGGCTGGAGGGAGCGGACCCATCGGTTCCCGCGGCGCCGGTGGCCCCCCCGGTTCCGAAGGCCGAATCGGTTCCGGTCCTGGACGGCGGAGGGGCGGACGGCGGTGAACGAGTGACGAACTGA